CGGACAGCCTGCATGCGCGGGCGCGGGGCGTGCATGCCGCGGGGCTGAGCGACGGCGACCGGATCCTGGCGATGGCCGAGGATGTCGGGCGGCACAACACGATTGATAAGCTGCGGGGTATGTGCCTGGCCAGGGGCGTCGACACCCGGGGCAAGATCCTCCTGGCAACGGGACGAGTCTCCTCGGAAATGTTGCGCAAAGGCGCTCTGATGGGCTGCCCGATTATCGCTTCGCGTAACTCGCCAACCTCAATGTCTGTGGCGATGGCAGAGGCCTGGAATATCACCCTGGTCGGTTACGTTCGGCAGGGCTCCCTGCGGGCCTATGCCCATGCGGAGCGGCTGGGTTCAGATGAGCCAC
This is a stretch of genomic DNA from Anaerolineales bacterium. It encodes these proteins:
- a CDS encoding formate dehydrogenase accessory sulfurtransferase FdhD encodes the protein DSLHARARGVHAAGLSDGDRILAMAEDVGRHNTIDKLRGMCLARGVDTRGKILLATGRVSSEMLRKGALMGCPIIASRNSPTSMSVAMAEAWNITLVGYVRQGSLRAYAHAERLGSDEPPRSAGPVLRNRGGGQAIAHAAGKR